The following is a genomic window from Hemitrygon akajei chromosome 6, sHemAka1.3, whole genome shotgun sequence.
GAATTTAATAATGGATGGTAACACTAAAAATGTGTTTTTCACTGCTATGCAGTGTAGTCACTTACAAATCTTAACAGCCTAATCAAAGTTAATAGATTAAAAAAGCACATTTCCTAACATTGATAAAATTCTGACTCATACTTGGACACAGCTCCTTGAATTCCTGTGGCCTTATAACTGTTTTAGCTCAGTGGCCTTTCTTCCTTTTTAAACGCAGACgatactgcaaaaaaaaattgtgatAGTCATCAGAAAGGAATTTGATTCTATTGTCACCCAACATTAGGTTACAAGAGGCAAACTTTCTAGCACCTTGTAAGATTGAACTTAGTTCTATTTTAGTTTAAGACTGATCAAGAGCTGAGTCACATCCTTTCTTTCATCTCTTTGTCTAGTCTTTTTAATattttgaatttttttgtttGAAATAATAATTTAATAATCTTCAGTCACCAATGTAATTAAAAATGAATTGAAACAAATCCTGGAAATAAAAAGGTAACAATATACCAAACATAAGAGAGTATCTTATACAGTATGTGGTATAACATTTTCTTCAATTTCTCACACCAGTCATTcagttctttctcccctcccccttccctactACATACCTTGAACTGTAGATGAAGGGGATTTCCTTTCGTACTTGGCTTCCTGTTTCTGTCTATTCAACAAGAACTTTGAAGCAGGTTTATAAATGTATATTGGTTTCAATGCACACTGTCATTAAGTGGCACATTCCAAAATGCAAGCAGGAAAAGGATAAGGACACGTAATATAAAAATTCTGCAACCTTGGCCTGTTCAAATGTTATTAAATCATTACAATGTTGAAATCATTTAACTATTTTTCTGAGCATCTCTGACAAGATTTCTGAATCTTGTGATCACATTACTAAATAATAAGAGAAATAAGTGCTTTATATTTCTAAAGTGAAACACTAATAATTTGGTTGGTTGGATTACAATGACGATGGTTAAATTCATTGAGGAGACTGTACCACATATTGCAACTAAATGCAACTCAcattaaattatttaaatgaattgGTTCACTTCAATTTGAACCTGTATTATGAATACTTATAACTGCATGAACATTGTATTAATGTTTTTGTCTTCCTTTAACATTCTCTGCTTTTTACCTACATGTCCTCTTGTAGCTTTCAAATGTATTCTTGATTCTCAATTATTGTTTTCTATTAAATTCTAGTGAATTCATTTCTCTAAATCACAGGTTGATAAAATGATTTATTTTGAGAAGTAGATTAAATTTACTTGACAATTATTTTAAAACCATTTTTGTCATAAAAATGAAATAGATGAAGGATTAAATAGAGTCATGACTTGAGGgaaatttatttttcaacagtTTAAACAATACTGTAAAGAATAACAAATTAGTGGAGACAAAGTTTGGTAACCTTTCTCCACTAATTTTTCAGAATAACTGGAAATATCAGAGGTGTAAACTGCCTGACAGGCTGGAACATATCTAAAATACACAGTTTGAAGTGGTGCAGTACAAAGGTGCCTGTGACAGCTTTGTATGAAGTTCCTAGCTTAGGTGTGCCATTATGTATGACACCAAAGGTGTGCTTCCATCATTTTTCCTCTATAATCTTCTGCAGTTGAATGAAAAGATGGGAAGAGATTGCAGGGAAGAGGTAAAATAGGCAAAGATCTGTGGAAGGTTGAGAGAAGGTACCTGGGGATAGGGTGAGGAGATAATTTGGAGGTAAAGTTTGAGGAGATGACTAAAGAAAGTAAAGAGGGGATAATGCAGCATccaaggagaattggttgaggGTTATAAGCAGCTAATAAAATTTAAAGGAAGCTCCTGATAGGAAGAAGATGGATTCTGTAGATTCCCTGCAATAGTTCAGTTAAAGTTAGTCCTCTTAATAATACGGAGATATATTTTAATAGTCTTGATGCCTATGTTATAGGCAGGCCAGATTTGCAAAGACTATGTGCAGGCCAATGACATTAATGTCATTATGCTACACAGTATAAGGCCACTATGTGTACCCTGTAATCTCTGTTCTTATGAGCCCATATCAGGAAGTGCACTCCCAGTGCAAAACATACTTGATAACGCCCATCACATAACAGACGATCGAACTTCCTGGTGCCAACAAATAATGTGCTTCAACTCAGCCTACAAAGAAAAGTTTAAAACCTACCACACATGGCCTTTCTGTCTTCAGATCTGCTCCTGCTTTGTGGAAAAGGAGGTTAGTTAGTTATTCTGTTCCAATGCTACTTAAAATTATTTGGAGTCTAACTGCTCAAGATTTAAGTGGATTACTCATTTGCCTGCAATGCCATGCAATTTGAAAGTGGAAATAGTTCGGATTTGAGTGGTAATTTTTTAACTAGCCACTATCCTGGTTTCTGCCAGACGGGTAGTTAAAACCATACCCTTTTGTCTATGTGCATAGTTTGATTTTAACTAAAATTTACACAAGACAGGAGTATATTTTTATGAAATGATATTTTCACCACATTAAATttaggctacaaattacaatgcaaCACATCAAAATGTTCATAAAGCTTTGTTTACAATATTGTTGGTGCTAGAAACAATGTAAATCATGACACAAAATAATGTTTCCACACTATTCAAAGTAATTTGCCTGTTTTCTACTGAAAGAACAGAAAACATGGCTAATGTAAAAGCCCTGCAGAAATAAATTTACAATATTTAACAAGTAGAGCAATATTATGTTCATGTTATCAATCCATCATTGAAACTGTAAAACTTTTTAAAGAAAAAGTGGTGTGCCTGTCCATAACAGATACAGAAAGTGCAAAATTAAGAACAGactatacaaaaaaaaactatgtacatcACACATCAGTTAAATATTCCCATTCAGTTCTCAAGGTTATTATTTCTTCCATTAGAACACATATTACACAACTAACAATTTTTGTGCTGAGCACCATTTTTGTCCTCTTTTGGTTACTGCAAATACTTACTACTTGCAGGTGGTCACCAAGCAAGAATACTGTATTCCTGAGTTGATGTCATATAATAATAGCTTCTCAATTCTGACCAAAAAGTTATATGGATCATTGCTACAGGCAAGGCAAGTGCCAGGGAATGGCTTCAAATATCTTCCCCTCACAAAAAAAGTGATTACAGGCTTAGTTTCAACAATGTTTTGCCAAAGTTTCTTTCTAAAAGTTATAGTAAACATCAACAACTACTTTTCTGGCCCTTGAACATCACAACACAGATATTTATATTATTTTCCACATCATTAAAAACTGTAGTTACAGGAGACTAAAAATTATGTCAGAAATTTCCAGCACTTATTTACACAAACATTGTTGTAACATATGCAAATTATGTACTCTTTTAAGTACATATTGTACAAGGAATACTCCAAAGACTTAAAAAAATTCATCTGTGTGCAATGTTATCATTTTTTACTTAAGAATTACTGTTTCATTGCAATTCCTGTATTATACATAACAAAATCAAATAAGGCAGAAAAATTGCATGAAAAATCCAATTAGCATTGGCTGCTATTAATATGATGGTAAAATATCAGTCCACCTGGGAAAACAATGTCAAACTTCCTTGTGTGAAAGTGTGCTACAGTATTTGCTATTTTGTGAGCCTGCTCACTCGTTTCATGCATTTGATGGTGATTATGCACTGGGATAAACAAAACGTGGTTTGACTTACAATTATATAGACCACAATACAATAAACATTTAATGAAATGTTTAAGTGTATTTATCTGTATCCATCTTTTCTATGTGATTTGCAGAATAAAGAACCTTACAATATCTTTGTAAGATATGTATATTTATGAAATGAGACATTTTGCATAGATTTTTTTGTATCAATTAATCACCATACAGGTCTCCTTAAAGCATAGTTAAACAATTATTTAAATGAGTGGAAAATGTATGGCTGCCTTTGTCATATAAATGCTTGCAATACATTAAACATTTGATCAATGTGAAGTGCATAATAGTAAAATTGAATGACTGTTGTCATAATGTAACAGCGTCATGATCTTGGTATTCTGTAGACATTGCTAAACAGTTCTCTGAGCCTACATTTGAAGTTTCGTCTGTGGCATTTTCTTGCTGTACAGTTGTATCAGTATGGGAAGAATAAGCTGGTATTTTTAACAGACTTACAGTTTCATCCAAGTTTATGTTGCTAACTGGAATAATAACTTCAGGGTAGTCAATCTCTTTTACTGTGCAAGTCCCTTTTTCATCACATGTTGCAATCAACTGCAAGTCATCCTGTGGAGGCAGTGCCATGTACCTGAAGTTTATAAGATTCTGCTCAGCTGCATGTGCCACGTGAACTGAAGTCATCGACCTTACTACTTTACAAGAGCTACTTAAACACTGCCTGATAGGTGAGGTCTGAGTGTTAGCTGTCAGTTGCTCCGTACTCTGTACATTTTGATTTCTTATAGGATCCTGCTTGTGCACTGGTGGTGAATATTTGGAAGGACTCTGGTGAGCAGAAGAGATGACATAGCTTTCAGGATCATAAGTGTTACAAGACCATTGGTAAAATGTCGAGGATTGTTCAACAGGTTGTGGTTTATCTATTAAATCTGATGTCAATGATGAATTAGCTGCTGCTGCAGTCAAGCCCATTGATTCTGATCCCACCAGTTCCTTCTGAGGAAGTGCACATACTTCTTCATAATGAATAACTGGTTCTGAAATAATCTGATCATACTGATATTCATATTGAGAAACACTGGAATTGTCATACAAAGAAACATTTGAAACTCTTTTTCCACTTTGGAACTCACTCATATCTTCTATTGTTCTGCTGCTCAAATCAACTGAAGTTTCATGCGTTAAATCACTAAAGAATAATTCCTCTTCTTCTGGAGATGAAAGTTTCATTGTCGATATAGACTGTGGTTCTTCAATAAGGTTATGTACTTCCAGCTGATGAGGGACATCCATATCAGAAAGAGTTTGTTGTGGATATTGAACCAATAAATGTGTTTCTTGAGACAACAGCACTACTGATGAAGACTCTCCTAAAAGTAAAGGAATATTCTCACTGTTTTCTGTTTCCTTATGTTCATTATTTCTCTGCAGAGACAACTCAGTACTGCTATATTCTTTATCTAGTGACTCCTCATTCACTGACTTTGAAGCAaatacctccaatctttgtgggGACTCAGTAGCCGTGTTTATGAGTTCTACAGAGCATGCAGATTGTTCTTGCAGAAGTTCAGTTACAACTACTTCATTAGTTCCTGTATGTTCTGCTTTGCTCATATCTTGACAATTTATTGTAGTTTCTTCTGGAGAGTTGGTGGTTTCTTTTTCTGGAACTATAAGGTTAACTTCTGAACCTGGGACTGCGTTATCTTCTGCAGTACAAGTCTCAATACTTTCAACAGGTAACATATTTTCCTTCTTTGGTGATTGTTCTGTAACCTCTATACTGGATGGTTGACTCGTTTCTGAAAGCTGTACTTCACTTTCTTTTGGTAATCGAGTTTGGTCTTCTGAGGGAGATTTGGAACTGTCATGAACCGGAGCTTGAGATTTACATATTTCCAAAGGAGTAAGGCTTTTCTCCACAGCAGTTTGACATTCTTCTGGAGAAGGAATCTCCGTCTCAGAGAGAGGAGGCTGCAGATAATTTTCATCTGGTGATTTTTCATTTACCTCATCATCATGCTCAAAGACACTGGGTGGAGCATTAATATTTTCATTCTTTCCATTGGCCATGATGTTAGTCTTCTCTGGTGCTAAAGTGACTGAAACTTCCTGTCCTAATGGTTTGCAGGGAAACTCATCAGGTTTTGCtaaaatggattaaaaaaaaGATACCATTTAACCTGAAGCTTGAAgtatattacaaaaaaaagcaaCAGGAACAAAAGCAAAGAGTAAGAGTCTGCCTTATTTTCTTAGGCTGGCACATTTAATAACATTGGTGTGATTATGAATCCTTGTAATTGCCCCTCAGTCAGCTAGTCAACTTACATTAGCTAATGCTAAACATTCACTCTTTTCTGTGAGAGAACTGTGGAGTCATGTTTCACAGTTAACAACATTGATCTGGAAAGATTAAGCAGTTGATCTATACCCTCTTGAATTTAGAAAACTAAGAAATaatattatagaaacatacaagttTATAATTAGGCTTGATACGATACATGCAAAATTAATGTTTCCCCAAGCTCAAATGTCTGGACCATGAGTTTACAGTCTTGAGTGGCTGGCTGTTTAGTCAACAAtggaggagaaattacttcacCTAGAggagtgaatctttgggattcccTACCCGAGGGATATCGAGTTTCAGTGCTCAGAAGGTTTATGACAGAAGTCAAGAGtgtattagatattataggaATAAAGGCAAAACAGGAAAGTTGCACTGATATAAaacatcagccatgattgtaGTGAATGACCAAAGTGCCTACTAACCTTTCATCCTGTGCTATTAAAAATATTGCCAGAAATGAATTCTATGTGAGATGCTGCTATCGAATTTGTTTAGGTGACCTGGTGTTAGGATTTGTTAGGACCTGGTGTTAAATCGCTTGCACCTAAAATGTTATATTTTTAATTACTGAAATCAACtcacaaagaagcattcctaaaATTGGTTAAAtactgcatgatttttttttggatcTTTGAGCCTTTCATTGAAGAACATCTGCGTCATGAAGAAAACAGAAAAGCAGCACAAGAAGGAAAGAAACGTGTTTTGGGCAAATCTGTAACAAGTGCTCTTCCTAGTAATTGAAGCATAAAGTAGAAATTTGGAAAGTAAACTAAAAAGACCAGAAAATTAAAATATGCCAGTTCAGAAATGGACACCAGGATGTTGAGGTACAGAATGGTAAGAGGGAGGTTTACTccaataatttcctggtttgATGAAGGCATCCGATATAATCTGAGTACCCGCTAAGTGGAAGGAAAATAAGGGAAGGTAAAATGCATATAGGTAATTTGAGAGATTGCAAATATATGCAGGTCCATCCATCACTTGCAGAATGGTTTCAGAGTGATAATCAGCCAGTACTTTTTTGCATTTAGCTCTCAATCAGAGAATTATACCTGGAGGTGGAGAACTTAATAGAAAAAGATAGCTATTCATCATTAGAAGCATTTGATATTCAATTCAGGTTTAAAtgttcaaatactgaacaaccaaaaTGAAACAATTCTCCAATTAACTCATTAAAATTACAATTGATAAATTATGGACCGTATTATTTCCTTAAAAGATATTAACCTGTGTAAGATTCCTCATTATATGTTAGTGACTGCTTATAATTAAACAATTACACTTAGGTTCATAAAATATTTGACTATATCAAACAGGAAATTATTGGAGTAAACCTGTCTCTTACCATCCTGCCATGGATGTGTTAATGATTTTACACCTTTACTAATACGATGAAAGAGTTCACATTTACTATTTTAAAACAAACAGGACAATCTTCAGCTGTCAGtgattttatttaaaaagggttcaAGACACTGCAATATTTTTCTAATGATATATACACTAAAATTAGAGTTGCCTGTCAAAGTGAATGAATTCTCTTAATTTTAAGCATGATGTCACTTTGCTGAAATAGCTGGGCataaaaatgaaactatttcactacttcaacaagtcaggcactacaaagaatttgaagctatcatcaattatcttgaatgttacaatgaaaatgaagattatcAATTAGCTGCGCAAAGTGTCTactctgattttgttcatttacagtcaatcaaaagaacacaataGTGTGTATTAGATGAATTATTCCATtggtaactattaggaactattaCATAGTTTTATAGCACTATAGTAGCATTGGTGTGTTTGAATTTGttgtgtatttcatttaaatatataatttgttgcTCAGTTTGTCTATTTTATACCTTTttgactatttccatgaaatttcagctaattggggcagctacaTAATTGAGCTAAAAGGTACTGGCCCTGATGTGTCCCAACTAACCAGAATCCATTATACTAAATTTAGCAATGATAAAGGGATGACAATAGCTTTGCAGGTCTGAAGAGTAAGTAACATCAGATTAGCATCAAGCTTGCAGAGTATTGTTTGAGTTGCACTCATTCAAACGGCAAGTAATCCATGAGTCCAATTATAAATTCTAAACAGCTCAATAGTCATTTGATTGATTTCCTAAATATATGCCTATCTGGACCAATCCAGTACTGTACTCAAAAATATAATGCTGCAGATGACACTCTGCATATTTAAGTACAGCAAGATTAGGTGAAATGAGATACGGTTTCTACCGAATAGAAATCAGTATTATATTCTGC
Proteins encoded in this region:
- the LOC140729619 gene encoding uncharacterized protein gives rise to the protein MKKDLEALIAEERAEIISNYNKGRQDGASIDSEDFNIYKAVDRFGFLHEYELPTPTAVEEKQKHVEIERIPKWVKMVKKWDKYRNSDKMIRRVYKGIPLQLRGQIWSLLLDLEKLKSENEGKYEKMKIQAQKFSSEIKQIDLDVNRTFRNHIMFRDRYGVKQQALFHVLIAYSVYNTEVSYCQGMSQLAAILLMYLNEEDAFWALSQLLTDQKHAMHGFFIPGFPKLQRFQGHHDQILSKLMPKLKKHLDKEQMSTGIYTTKWFLQCFIERTPFTLTLRLWDIYILEGEKVLSAMAYTIMKLHKKHLVKMSLEDLREFLQEIMSKNFHYEDDFVIDQLEKSINELRKLKLELPPPAKPDEFPCKPLGQEVSVTLAPEKTNIMANGKNENINAPPSVFEHDDEVNEKSPDENYLQPPLSETEIPSPEECQTAVEKSLTPLEICKSQAPVHDSSKSPSEDQTRLPKESEVQLSETSQPSSIEVTEQSPKKENMLPVESIETCTAEDNAVPGSEVNLIVPEKETTNSPEETTINCQDMSKAEHTGTNEVVVTELLQEQSACSVELINTATESPQRLEVFASKSVNEESLDKEYSSTELSLQRNNEHKETENSENIPLLLGESSSVVLLSQETHLLVQYPQQTLSDMDVPHQLEVHNLIEEPQSISTMKLSSPEEEELFFSDLTHETSVDLSSRTIEDMSEFQSGKRVSNVSLYDNSSVSQYEYQYDQIISEPVIHYEEVCALPQKELVGSESMGLTAAAANSSLTSDLIDKPQPVEQSSTFYQWSCNTYDPESYVISSAHQSPSKYSPPVHKQDPIRNQNVQSTEQLTANTQTSPIRQCLSSSCKVVRSMTSVHVAHAAEQNLINFRYMALPPQDDLQLIATCDEKGTCTVKEIDYPEVIIPVSNINLDETVSLLKIPAYSSHTDTTVQQENATDETSNVGSENCLAMSTEYQDHDAVTL